The sequence GATCTGGTGAAAGGTGAAGGGATCAGGTGAAGGGATCTGTTTCTGGAAAAACTCTGAGAGCTGTGGACCTTGCCACTCAGAAAGGTGCTTCTAGCTGGCTTACTGTTTTGCCAATTAGAGATATGAACTTTGACCTAAATAAGAGTGAATTTCGAGATGCGGTGAAACTGAGATATGACTGGGACGTACCTGATATGCCCTCTGTTTGTGTTTGTGGGGACCactttaaagtgcccatgacacgaaattttttattttcttattcgaaagagctttcaaaatgatgaagaatggcgtttattttgttgtgatagcactcttggttgtcgagttattcaagattttgatttatgcaaattagatgagtgtgacgtcacaaagaaGACACTAAGtagtgcaaaatcacaaaaaattgaatatctctttcgactttttctgtatagaactgaaactcagtacagttgttatgctcctcacaaagtttCATTATATGTCTACTGTGACATTttcatggcaacacaatgggccccaggccctctccattcaaaggggaaaattagagttttcctccttcaagaagtgttatttgctcttgctGTTCAATCAGtaggtgtgagcgaatatggacattacaaagcagaagcacaaggaagtctgttaaactctggagcaaaaaataaggcagttttcattttaggaaggtagaggtctagtaacgagtatgttgctatggtgacgtcggaaccactatcaaaatgtgtagttgttgcagtacatcaaccctgcaaaatttcaaccatCTAgatttagtatttgcacagatattcaattttttgtaatttcgcaccactttgtgtcccttttgtgacgtcacactcatctaatttgcataaatcaaaatcttgaataactcagcaaccaagagtgctatcaaaataaaataaacgccattcttcatcattttgaaagctctttcgaacaagataataaaaaatttcgtgtcatgggcactttaatgTGGATCACGCTATGATTTGCAAAATGGGCGGTTTTGTGATCCAACGCCATAATGAACTGAGGGATCTGCAGGCGGAGATGCTTCGCATGGTGTGCAATGGCGTTGAAACTGAACCAGTTTTACAAGACATCACAGGAGAAGAGCTGAATAGGCGGGCCAACACCGCACCGGATGCGCGACTTGATATTGTAGCAAGGGGATTCTGGGAAAGGCAGAGGTCGGCTTTCTTCGATGTAAGAATTTGCCACCCAAATGCAGACTCTTACAGGGATATGGATCTAAACCAGATTTATAGGCAACATGAAACTGAGAAGAAGCGCCAGTACGCTAGCCGAGTTCTAGAAGTGGAGCAAGCTACATTCACGCCATTAGTTTTTAGTACTACAGGTGGAATGGCGGCAGAATGTAAGCGTTACCACAGTAGGCTTGCTGAGTTACTTGCTACAAAGAAGGGGGAAAGCTACGCGACTACCATGTCCTGGATCAGGGCTAGGGTGTCCTTTGCGTTGCTGAGATCAGCACTACTATGCTTGAGAGGTTCGCGAGCTAAAAGGAGAATCCATCTAGAATTGacggacattgactttgacatcgaaagaggacatgcaaatattcgttgaaaacattgaggacgatactttatttcttatttttatatcgttttttaccttattataggaaattaacgcgtcatgaaattaacgcgaatttcAAAAATTCGCGTTAATATAAGTCGCGTTAATTTATGTTAGCGTTAATTTCCGCGATGTTAATTAGtt is a genomic window of Acropora muricata isolate sample 2 chromosome 8, ASM3666990v1, whole genome shotgun sequence containing:
- the LOC136925234 gene encoding uncharacterized protein, which encodes SCHGHFNVDHAMICKMGGFVIQRHNELRDLQAEMLRMVCNGVETEPVLQDITGEELNRRANTAPDARLDIVARGFWERQRSAFFDVRICHPNADSYRDMDLNQIYRQHETEKKRQYASRVLEVEQATFTPLVFSTTGGMAAECKRYHSRLAELLATKKGESYATTMSWIRARVSFALLRSALLCLRGSRAKRRIHLELTDIDFDIERGHANIR